In Chitinophaga oryzae, the sequence TTTACAGTAGTCCGCATTCGCATCGTGGCCTTCACGCATGCAGTGCGGACATATGCGTTGGTCCACCTCATTCTTATCCCGCAGCCGGCTCATTTCCACCGTTACAATTCCCGTAGGTACCGCAATGATTGCATAGCCCATGATCATGATCAGGGCCGAAAATGCCTGCCCCATAGGGGTAATGGGCGCTATATCGCCATAACCCACCGTAGTGAGGGTCACCACTGCCCAGTAAACGCTGACGGGGATACTGGTGAAACCCGAGTTATGCCCCGATTCAATGACATACATCAGGGAGCCGAGTACGACTGTCAGCAGGAGGATGAAGAAAAGGAAGACGGCAATCTTGCGGCGGCTGTGTTCCAGCGCCAGCGCCAGCTGCCTGCTTTCATTGAGGAAAGGTACCAGCTTGAAGATCCGGAAGATCCGCATCAGCCGCAATATCCGGATGGTGAGCAGGAAATGGGCGCCGCCGAAAAGAAACTCCACGTAAGTAGGCAAAATACAAAGCAGGTCTATCAGCCCGTAAAAGCTGGTGATATAGGCTTTGGGGCGGTAGCTGCACCATATCCTGAACAGGTATTCCAGGGTGAAGAGAATAGTGAACACCCATTCCAGCACCGTAAACAGCCGTTCGAACCGTTGTTGTACGCTGACCACACTTTCCAGCATCACCACGGCTACGCTCAGCAGGATCATCGCCAGCAGCGCTACGTCAAACGCCCGGCCGGCAGGCGTGTCCGCTTCAAAGATGATGTTATGCCAGCGCTGCTGAAAAGGGGAGAGTGTTCTCCTGTCTTGTTTTGCCATGCGGTGATATTGTATTGCTAAAATACGAAAGTTCCTCCTCAGCTGACGGACAGGGTGCTGCCGTAACAAATAAGGCCGGCTTTACGGGCCAGGCTGCGTGAGGCATAGTTGTTCCATGAAGTGCTATAGAGTGGTAGCGCTCCCATATCACGTACCCTGGCAGCCCAAAGGGCCAGTGCAGCGGCAGCGTAGCCTTTACCCCGGAAAGGCGCCAGCGTGTCGATGCCGGCTTCGTGAGCGGTTGCGGTAATACGCACGCTGCGGCATACGGAGACTACCTGTCCGTTTTGCACGACGGCGGCACAGGGTTGGACAATATCCAGTTCCTGCGCCAGCCACGGAAATTCAGGGCCTATCATCGCTATCTGTTCCGTTGTCAGGTGAATGGCAGGTGCGGTAGCGATGAGTGTTTCGGGGACAAGAAAAGAAGGTCCGGCTTCCCACCGGGCACTTTGCAGTAACTGCCGGTACTGCATAACCTGTGGCGGCGCGCCGTTAGGGACTTCCGCAGCTGCTTCCGGGACTACCACAGCTTCCAGGGCCTGTACCAGCGCTTCCGGCACATCGTCCCGGTATCTGCGGACAGGCGTGCCGGTTACAGGAAGACCCAAAAAGAACCGGGGAGCAGGCCCACGGTCGGCCCAGGGCTCATTGGCCTGTAACATCCGGCCGGCGGCGTTATAGGTGAACAGCACATCGGCATGTAGCTGCATCAGCGTTTCCGTTGTCGGGTTATGCAGGGAATTCATCACCGCAAGTTATCCTAATTATTTATCTTCCGGAAAATTGTGTCGGGCTATGCATAGAATAAAGAGCCTCCTGGCGGGCATATTGCTCGCAGCTGATGTTATAACGGCCCAAAGCAGGCCAACCGGTCATCCGGAGATCAGACGGACGGTGCAACAGATCAACCGCGATTCCACGCTGAAGCAGGTGACGCTTAATAATGAAGAGTGGATGACGGAGATGTCGGACGGGGGTGGCAGCCTGACCGGCTATTATAAAAACAAAACACTGGTGAAAGCAGTCCGCTGGATAGGCTACTCCAGCGGTGTGGAAATCGTGGAGTTCTATTTTAAAGACAATAAACTGCTGTTTGTCTATGAGCAATCTGACCTTTTCTTCTATGACGAAAGGAAAGGAATGCTCCGGACGGACTCCCTTGTGCGGAACTTCGAAGGGCGCTATTATTTTTCCGGTAAAAAGATGATTGATTATACCACGTTGGGGCATAACCGTTTTGAAAACGATTCCCTGGACGCAGCGAAGATATGGCCGCAGGAAGCAGCCACCTGCAGGCGTTTGCTGGCCCGCAAGGTGGCGCGGTAGTTTACAGCAGGATGTCGATGTCTGCTGAAGTGAAATACCGGGGACTTCATGCCCGGAAATTACTACGCCGTACCGTAGTTTCAACGGGAGGATAAATTGCAGCGGAATACGGGCCCAGCTTTTCATATTTTCCACGTTAATGTTTAACAGCGATGATAATTGTATGCCGAGAGAGGGCACAAAAACAAAGGTGGTGCGGCTGGAGGTGAACTGTGCGCCGGCCTCCACATAGCTGTACAAGCCGATGAACCGTTTGTTGCTCACCCAATAGTCGAAGTTGCCTTTAATGCCTGCTCTTACCTGCTGCGCCGTTGTCGTGGACTTTTCCGCGTTTCTGTCTTTGAGGCTGGCGAAGCTGCCGGACACCGTATAGCCGAGCCAGTAGTCCATCAGTCCTTTTTTACCACCGTCACTGTTATAGTCAAAGTGTTTGAGGAAGTTGCCGGCGTTGATCCTTATCTCCGGGCCCTGTATATAATGGCCAACGAAGGCAGGGCCGCTGGTAAGGCCTATCACAAAGGAGTTGCCCACCCTGCTGCGAACGAAATCGCGGTAGCGCAGCGGTGCGTTCGCCTGTCGCATGGCGGATGTGATGGTGCCGGGATCATCGAACAGCGGGTCCATATGGGAACGGTAGGGAATGGGTACCCACATGAGGCTGGGAATATGGTGGATCAGGTACAAGGGCTGATTGGCGTGGTTGTCAGGGATTTTCTCCAGGAAAGGGATAAAGGCCGTTCCCGCTGCGCCCCGCTGAAAAGCTTCGCTGAGGTCTTGCAGGGATAATGATACCGCATGAATGATGCGTTCCGCTTCAGGGGTAAAGGTGGCATAACGTATATCCGTCAGCGTAGTATCTTTCTGCCAGCTGTGATGAGGATTGTTGAACTGGCCATCACCATAGGCATGCCAGATTTCTCCTTTGCGGTTTACGACCGTGGCGCCGTTGGCGCTGTAGAAATCGTGCAGTGATTTGTTGTTGGTGATGGACTCGAAGACGGTGCGGTTTACGACCAGATGCCCTGCGGAGAAAGCGTCTTCCAGGAAGTGGTCGGCGAAGGCGTTGAAGAGCATGGCATAAAACAGCAGTTGCCGGGCGGCGGCCTCGTTTTGCCGGGACAGGAGCCCGCTTTGTTCCGCCAGGTCGATGGCCAGTACGTGTAAGGTAACGTACATGTTGATCGCATTGGTGCGCCCCAGTCGTTTAAAGATGCTGTCTACCAGTGCCGGCTTTTCGCAGAGGCGGATAGATGCTTTGCTGAAATGCCGCAACTGTTCAGGAAAACTTTTACGGTATTCATAAAAATGAGAAAGGTTAACGGCAGCTTTCAAGGCGTAGCTGAAGTCCAGTTTGGAGAGTTTGGCGTCGGGCGCGGCTGTATAACCCATTTCAATGTATTGATCGTGCAGCCGGATGATCTGCTCCATTACCGAATGCTGGTAATGCAGCTGTTCTTCGAGTAACAAAGGGTTGCGTTCGTGATCGCCGCTGAGGCCGTTCAGTACGCCGTAGGAGATGTTGCTCTGGCCCGGCCCGGAAAAAGCGCCGAAGTAACTGCGGCCCTTGTCGTCTGTACGGATGTCCAGGTAACGTAGCAACTGAGCTTTGCCGCTTTCGGGCAGTGACCGGAGAAAGCGCAGGAAGGCTGCGTCGCCGATCAGTTTATGCTCTCCGTAGTTGTAGGCAAATAAGCGTCCGGTAAAAATGGTAAATGTAATGGCAATAATGAATAGTCCCTTCATAATTTGGGTTGTAGTTCACAGATAGTTGTTTGAAGAGACAGTTAAAGGGACGATACTTAAAGTAAAGGTATTTTGAGTGGATGACAATGGAAAACAGCCGGAGATTACAAACTATGGGAAAAATCCCGGTGCCGGCCGGAAATATCATCCCCCGTTTATGGTAGTTATTATAAAAAATAGTACATTTGACCTAAATTTTGGAACGATGAACGACTACACTACTATGAACGAAGAGGAAGATGATAAGAAGTCCTTTATTCAACGCCTGAGAGACAGTGTGTTGCCGATTAAACCGGAAGATTCCGGTTTGACGAAAGTGATGAAACAGATCGGCTTTGGGTTTTTTTTGGGCGTAGCAGGCGTGGTAACAGCCCTGCTGGCGATAGCGGTATCATTTGCCCTGTAAAAATGAAACGGTTGTTGTACATATCCGGTATCAGCGCTTTTTTGTGGTTGCTGGTGCACCTGGCGCGATGGTACGGGCAACCGCTGCCTTACCTCAACGGGCATCTGACGGACCTGATCGTGGTGCCTTTAATAGCGCAGGTGTGCCTGGTAGTAGTGCAGCGTTGGATGGTGCAGCAGGATAACTATCACCTGCCGTTAGGATATGTACTGTTTATTGCAGTGTATGTATCGGTGGTATTCGAAGGGGTGATGCCCCGTTTTTCTCCCCGCTACACCGGCGACTGGCTGGATGTAGCCGCTTATTTCGCGGGCGCTGCGGGTTATTACGGCTGGCAGCGCTGGCCGGCCACAATGCCGGCAGGATAACGGTGTGGGATATATGTAAATCAACGCTGTTCCTTGTCCGGCCCGTTGAACAAGGAACAGCGCGATCTTTGGATCAACCATGCTGGCCCACGGTGTAACCGCCCGGTACCGTGTGGAAAGCGATGTTCAGTTTGTTCCACGTGCCGATCATGGCTACTGACAGCGCGATATCGGCAATCTGTGATTTGCTGAAATGCTGCGCCAGGTCGTTATAAATCTTCTCATTCATATGATTGGCATTCAGTGCTTCTGCAAAAGCTAATGCCGCTCTTTCTGCCTCAGTATAATAAGGGCATTCGCGCCATGCCGGCAGAGAATACAGCCTTTGTGGGTCTTCTCCGTGATGAACGGCATCTTTATAATGCATGTCCAGGCAATAAGCACAGCCGTTGATCTGGGACATGCGGGTATTGATCAGTTCGTGCAACTTCGCGTCAACTCCCTGACGGAGATAGGCGCCGGTTTTAAACAGCCCGTCCATAAATCCTTTATTTACGTCTTCGAAAGAAATTCTTGCTTCCATTTTTTATCGTTTTAATTTTGAATAATATTGTTTTGATAAGATGACAACCTGGTATTTTCATTTAGGACATGAATTTTAGATATTTTTTTATTTTATTTTAAATAGATTGATTTTGTGTTATTTAGATAATGTTGATCATCAAAAAAAGGAGAATGAAAGCGGTACATGCAGATACAAGGGAGTTGCTTTTCAGCGTAACGGAAGCGCCGTCGGCTGCTTTTTCGCAACCGTTGCAGTTGGCGGAGTATGTAGTAATGTTTATTCCCGCAGGAAAAGGGGTATATCATGCGGACTTTACCACCTTTGCCTTCAGTGGGCCTGTGCTGTTGTTTGCTACACCGTTCCAGTTGTTGCGCCTCGAGACTAAAGCCGAAGTGCCTTTATCATTGCTGCGCTTTCACGGCGATTTTTATTGCATAGAGCATCACCGTGCGGAAGTAGCCTGTAACGGACTGCTGTTTAACAACATTTATCAGCAGCCCTTCGTACAGCTTGCGCCAGGAGAAGCGGCTGACTTCTCGCAGCTGATAGCCCAGTTACAGACGGAATTTAAACAACCGGAGCCTTCAGGTATTGTCCTCAAAGCCTACCTGCAGTTACTACTGGCCAAATCCAGCGCTATCAAGCTGAAAACACTGGCAGCCGGCGAGGATGGCCCGCCGGCGGATGAGCAGATGGAGCAGTTCCGGCAATTGCTGGACCAGCACTATCTTACCTTACATAAACCGGCAGATTATGCTGAACTGCTGGCTGTATCTCCTAACCACTTCACTAAAAAATGTAACCGCTATTTCGGGAAATCACCTTCCCGCCTGATCCAGGACCGGTTGGTGCTGGAAGCTAAAAAACAATTGCACCTCACCCGTAAAAGCGTCAAGGAAATCGCCTATGCGCTGCGGTTTGACGATGAGTTTTATTTCAGCCGCTTCTTTAAAAAACATACCGGCGTATCGCCTCAGACTTTCCGTCGCCGGACGGGCATTTCCATTGTGGCAGATTTGTCCATGCAATAGCGTTTTCCTTCCATGGTCTGCCGCCAGCGCCCGGTTTACATTTGCGTCGTTATATATTTTTCAACGAACAAATGAAAACCATGGACAAAATGTTGCTTGCCATCGCCCGTCTCGATCAGGCGGGGAAAAAAATAGTACGCTGGGGTATTGTGATCGTCTTTATCTGGATAGGCGCCTTAAAATTTGTGACCTATGAAGCGGATGGTATCGTTCCTTTTGTAGCCAACAGCCCTTTTATGTCTTTCTTTTACAGCACGCCCGGTGACTACAGGAACCATATGAACAAGGAAGGCGAACTGATTGAAGCCAATCATACCTGGCATGAAAACAACAACACTTATGGATTTTCGTACGGCCTCGGGATCTTCCTGATCTTCCTGGGCGTTCTGCTGGCCATATACCGCGTATCGCCGCTGGCCGGTATTATTGGCAGCGCGCTGGTATTCATCATGTCGTTGGGCACGTTATCATTTTTGATCACCACGCCGGAAACATGGGTGCCACATCTCACCGACCATCACTGGGGATTCCCCTACCTGTCCGGCCGCGGCAGAATGGTGCTGAAAGATGCGGTGATCATGGGAGGCGCGTTGATCACCATGAGCGAATCTGCGGGCATTTACCTGAAGCGTAAAGGCTTACGGTAGTTTCTCGTACGGTTTTTTGATATCTTTGCTGGCTGCCCTAAAGCAGCCAGCTATGCAACTCCAGATAATTGACGTATATGCGGAAACGATATCCTGGCGCCGGAACGACCTGGTGGACTGGGCTTCGGGAGAAAAGATTTATGGCGACGGTGAATGGCCGCTGCAGCGGCTACATTATGCCTACGACTTCGACGCCGCCATCACTTCCGCTGATGGACAATACGCCTTGATTTTTGCAAAGCAGGGCACCAAGGGCCTGTTGCTGAAGAACGGCCGGATGCTTCGCGAAGTGAACCGCTCTTACTATCAGGCAGGGGTATACGAATATCCCGCTGTCTTCTTTGTCGCGTCCAACGGCAGGACGTACCTTGCCCATTGCCCGGAAGCTTACTGCCAGCTGGATTTTGAGGATGTGGAAACAGGGGAGGTGATCACGCGTGTGGAAGGCCGCCATCCGGACGATTATTTTTACTCCCGCCTGGAAGTCAGCGCCGACAACCAATGGCTGATCAGCAAAGGCTGGGTATGGCATCCCTGGGACATGGTGGCAGCATTCAATATCGAAGCCTGTATACAAAACCCTTTACTGCTGGACAACGCCCGGAAAAATCCCGACGTAAACG encodes:
- a CDS encoding ion transporter; amino-acid sequence: MAKQDRRTLSPFQQRWHNIIFEADTPAGRAFDVALLAMILLSVAVVMLESVVSVQQRFERLFTVLEWVFTILFTLEYLFRIWCSYRPKAYITSFYGLIDLLCILPTYVEFLFGGAHFLLTIRILRLMRIFRIFKLVPFLNESRQLALALEHSRRKIAVFLFFILLLTVVLGSLMYVIESGHNSGFTSIPVSVYWAVVTLTTVGYGDIAPITPMGQAFSALIMIMGYAIIAVPTGIVTVEMSRLRDKNEVDQRICPHCMREGHDANADYCKFCGTKL
- a CDS encoding GNAT family N-acetyltransferase, whose product is MNSLHNPTTETLMQLHADVLFTYNAAGRMLQANEPWADRGPAPRFFLGLPVTGTPVRRYRDDVPEALVQALEAVVVPEAAAEVPNGAPPQVMQYRQLLQSARWEAGPSFLVPETLIATAPAIHLTTEQIAMIGPEFPWLAQELDIVQPCAAVVQNGQVVSVCRSVRITATAHEAGIDTLAPFRGKGYAAAALALWAARVRDMGALPLYSTSWNNYASRSLARKAGLICYGSTLSVS
- a CDS encoding carboxymuconolactone decarboxylase family protein; translated protein: MEARISFEDVNKGFMDGLFKTGAYLRQGVDAKLHELINTRMSQINGCAYCLDMHYKDAVHHGEDPQRLYSLPAWRECPYYTEAERAALAFAEALNANHMNEKIYNDLAQHFSKSQIADIALSVAMIGTWNKLNIAFHTVPGGYTVGQHG
- a CDS encoding helix-turn-helix domain-containing protein, translated to MKAVHADTRELLFSVTEAPSAAFSQPLQLAEYVVMFIPAGKGVYHADFTTFAFSGPVLLFATPFQLLRLETKAEVPLSLLRFHGDFYCIEHHRAEVACNGLLFNNIYQQPFVQLAPGEAADFSQLIAQLQTEFKQPEPSGIVLKAYLQLLLAKSSAIKLKTLAAGEDGPPADEQMEQFRQLLDQHYLTLHKPADYAELLAVSPNHFTKKCNRYFGKSPSRLIQDRLVLEAKKQLHLTRKSVKEIAYALRFDDEFYFSRFFKKHTGVSPQTFRRRTGISIVADLSMQ
- a CDS encoding DUF417 family protein, which codes for MDKMLLAIARLDQAGKKIVRWGIVIVFIWIGALKFVTYEADGIVPFVANSPFMSFFYSTPGDYRNHMNKEGELIEANHTWHENNNTYGFSYGLGIFLIFLGVLLAIYRVSPLAGIIGSALVFIMSLGTLSFLITTPETWVPHLTDHHWGFPYLSGRGRMVLKDAVIMGGALITMSESAGIYLKRKGLR